From Polaribacter haliotis:
TGGAATCAATTCCACAAAATGTTGCACTTCTCCTCTACTCGTTAAGAAAGATAATAAATCGTTAGATGTACTATTTTCGTTTAACTGAACATTTAACGTTAAACCATCATTCAATAATTTAAAATCTGCAGGCGACACTTTAAAATTTTCTTTCAATGTATTTTCTACTTCCTTCGGATTTGTAGTTTTTAAACCAACTTGAAAGGTATTTGTTCTAAATTCTCTTTTGATATCTTGTAATTTTCCATCTAAAATTAAATTCGACTTATTAATTAAAGCAATCTCATCGCACATTTCTTCTACGGATTCCATTCTATGTGTAGAAAAAATAATGGTTGCACCTTCATTTCTTAATTGTAGAATTTCATTTGCAATTAATTGCGCATTAATAGGATCGAAACCAGAAAAAGGCTCATCAAAAATTAATAATTTAGGATTGTGCATTACTGTTACAATAAACTGTACTTTTTGTGCCATTCCTTTAGAAAGCTCTTCAATTTTCTTTCCCCACCAAGCAGTAATGTCGAATTTTTCGAACCAATATTGTAATCTTTTCTTTGCTTCAGACTTACTTAAACCTTTTAATTGTGCCAAATACAAAGCTTGTTCGCCAACTTTCATCGATTTATATAAACCACGTTCTTCTGGCAAATATCCAATTTGCTCTATATGATGTGGTGCCAATTTTTCTCCATCTAATAAAATAGACCCAGAATCTGGCAATGTAATTTGGTTAATTATTCTTATTAAAGAAGTTTTTCCTGCACCATTTGGTCCTAACAATCCATAAACACTTCCCTTTGGAATATGTATGGAAACATCATTTAACGCAGTAAAATCGCCATATTTTTTTACGATATTATTTATTTCTAATAAATTATTCATTAATTATTCTAAATTAAAACCATTAATTTTCTCTAATACAAACTTACATATTTTGTAGGTATTTGTATTATTAATATTCGAAAGCTTCAGCATTAATTTTTTGTTAAATTTACTATGCGTGCATAACTTTTTT
This genomic window contains:
- a CDS encoding ABC transporter ATP-binding protein, producing MNNLLEINNIVKKYGDFTALNDVSIHIPKGSVYGLLGPNGAGKTSLIRIINQITLPDSGSILLDGEKLAPHHIEQIGYLPEERGLYKSMKVGEQALYLAQLKGLSKSEAKKRLQYWFEKFDITAWWGKKIEELSKGMAQKVQFIVTVMHNPKLLIFDEPFSGFDPINAQLIANEILQLRNEGATIIFSTHRMESVEEMCDEIALINKSNLILDGKLQDIKREFRTNTFQVGLKTTNPKEVENTLKENFKVSPADFKLLNDGLTLNVQLNENSTSNDLLSFLTSRGEVQHFVELIPSANDIFIQAINKNN